A single genomic interval of Gossypium raimondii isolate GPD5lz chromosome 11, ASM2569854v1, whole genome shotgun sequence harbors:
- the LOC105803787 gene encoding putative glucose-6-phosphate 1-epimerase — translation MAMVSMNFFVPSLNSPNLRPTKRYSGMAVAASNQDAVALGVTVTQGEGNLPKLLLTSDHGSEAEIYLFGGCITSWKVPSGRDLLFVRPDAVFDKKKPISGGIPHCFPQFGPGLMQQHGFARNMDWSLVESENVEGNPNVTLELKDSPYSRAMWDFGFQARYKVVLNTKSLSTELKVTNTDNKPFTFSTALHSYFRASITGVSVKGLKGCKTLNKDPDPKNPIEGREERDAITFPGFVDCIYLDASNEVHLDNGLGDVISIRNTNWSDAVLWNPHLQMEACYKDFVCVENAKIGTIQLEPEQSWIAKQHLSIA, via the exons ATGGCGATGGTTTCGATGAATTTTTTTGTCCCTTCCTTAAATTCTCCTAATCTACGCCCCACCAAGCG TTACTCAGGCATGGCTGTTGCAGCTTCAAACCAGGATGCTGTTGCTTTGGGGGTCACAGTAACACAAGGGGAAGGCAATTTACCCAAGCTTCTCCTCACTTCTGATCATGGCAG TGAAGCTGAGATTTATCTATTTGGTGGTTGCATTACATCTTGGAAAGTTCCAAGTGGGAGAGACCTTCTATTTGTACGGCCTGATGCTGTATTTGACAAGAAGAAGCCAATCAG TGGAGGTATTCCACATTGTTTCCCACAGTTTGGACCTGGTCTAATGCAGCAG CATGGATTTGCAAGAAATATGGATTGGTCCCTTGTGGAGTCTGAAAACGTGGAAGGCAACCCGAATGTAACTCTTGAGCTAAAAGATAGTCCTTACAGCCGAGCCATGTGGGATTTCGGTTTTCAGGCTAGATATAAG GTTGTTCTAAATACAAAGAGCCTTTCCACCGAACTAAAAGTAACAAACACAGACAACAAGCCATTTACATTCAGCACTGCCTTGCATTCGTATTTTCGT GCATCCATAACAGGGGTATCCGTGAAAGGTTTGAAAGGTTGCAAAACTCTGAATAAAGATCCTGATCCTAAGAATCCGATTGAGGGTAGGGAGGAAAG GGATGCCATCACTTTTCCTGGATTTGTAGATTGCATTTACCTTGATGCTTCTAATGAAGTGCACCTCGATAATGGCTTAGGTGATGTAATATCCATCAGGAATACAAA TTGGTCAGATGCTGTACTATGGAACCCACATTTGCAGATGGAAGCATGTTACAAAGATTTTGTTTGTGTTGAAAATGCTAAG ATTGGAACCATCCAGCTCGAGCCCGAGCAGTCTTGGATAGCTAAACAACACCTCAGCATTGCCTGA
- the LOC105803786 gene encoding gamma carbonic anhydrase 1, mitochondrial, whose product MGTLGKAIHTVGFWIRETGQALDRLGCRLQGNYYFQEQLSRHRTLMNVFDKAPIVDRDAFVAPSASVIGDVQVGRSSSIWYGCVLRGDVNSISIGSGTNIQDNSLVHVAKSNLSGKVLPTIIGSNVTVGHSAVLHGCTVEDEAFVGMGATLLDGVYVEKHAMVAAGALVRQNTRIPCGEVWGGNPAKFLRKLTEEEMTFISQSALNYTNLAQVHAAENAKSFDEIELETMLRKKFARRDEEYDSMLGVVRETPPELILPDNIIPDKAPKAA is encoded by the exons ATGGGAACATTGGGGAAAGCAATCCACACGGTTGGATTCTGGATCCGAGAAACCGGCCAAGCCCTCGATCGCCTTGGATGTCGCCTCCAAGGCAATTACTACTTCCAAGAACAGC TGTCGAGACATCGGACGTTGATGAACGTATTCGACAAAGCTCCAATTGTTGATAGAGATGCCTTTGTTGCACCTAGCGCTTCTGTCATCGGCGATGTTCAGGTTGGACGGAGTTCTTCTATCTGGTATGGCTGTGTTTTGAGAG GTGATGTCAATAGCATCAGTATCGGGTCTGGAACAAATATCCAAGATAACTCCCTTGTTCATGTTGCAAAATCTAACTTAAGCGGGAAGGTTTTACCAACGATTATTGGAAGTAATGTTACTGTCG GTCATAGTGCTGTTTTACACGGATGTACTGTTGAGGATGAAGCATTTGTTGGTATGGGGGCTACCCTATTAGATGGTGTTTATGTTGAGAAGCATGCTATGGTTGCTGCCGGAGCTCTTGTGAGACAGAACACTAGGATTCCGTGTGGAGAG GTTTGGGGAGGTAACCCTGCCAAGTTCCTAAGAAAGCTAACAGAAGAAGAGATGACCTTCATTTCTCAGTCGGCTCTCAATTATACCAATTTGGCGCAAGTTCATGCAGCAGAAAATGCAAAGAgctttgatgaaattgagttagagACGATGCTCCGCAAGAAATTTGCACGCCGTGATGAGGAATATGATTCAATGCTTGGGGTTGTTCGTGAGACACCTCCTGAGCTTATCCTTCCAGATAACATTATACCAGATAAAGCGCCAAAAGCTGCTTAG